In Aricia agestis chromosome 14, ilAriAges1.1, whole genome shotgun sequence, one genomic interval encodes:
- the LOC121733536 gene encoding armadillo-like helical domain-containing protein 3, producing MAMRKRSGSGSKRHLKEKVVQIYESFFKGEDLTSSNPTFWDEFFLLKPKIPQLEAEMQKLTAEQMVNMKENINLLVSQCIEMLGQEHHIRLVYALQTFSAILTTIYDRVRQDASINMKHVLLGTDNANIRMQKLLEHCSTILSGDVPESLKSMVLKLLLIIATGVDNIDDNPLVEYLMQNSLFEPLVQLLCTSTERQQHGYDVVLLLMFLVNYKKQESANPYIVKLSILDDELALNGYGQVITAALNDFVMSTFGGMQGSGGGWLSSITSMVGGIFLSNDETQVVRGQRNGGGEEGMLLALYEAAHLNRNFMTTLAHSSAAASSAPPSPPATLPPHQTPPNLAQIQALDNEQPTNLLVTFFQYCSIVMADTRTEASINKCSLCFITLTCLVEEQFANSIMHDQNLTFKVQLYRLPMRHRKILPEEPPSQPLASTLIDLLVEFIMCHLLKRFPGELYSLCNGVLLRLLGYQKRCRVRLARDWRPLWAALIALLKFLVANETTLLKRHNIFVMAQQVVNIFNLFITFGDTFLPTPASYDQLYYELIRMHQVFDNLFFMALRYSTGDSEYKADALRLANSLVNVRAIIQHFSPKIDAWLAFNNLSTPSEDQILEVVRKNYDSLILKLQEGLEAYDRYSERPHAALLARLVRGAGLNARAASDAAALHRHSAALLSHYTTLA from the exons ATGGCTATGAGAAAGAGAAGCGGATCTGGGTCCAAAAGACACTTGAAAGAGAAAGTGGTGCAAATATATGAGTCGTTTTTCAAAGGTGAAGACCTTACAAGTAGTAATCCAACATTTTGGGATGAGTTCTTTCTTTTAAAACCCAAGATTCCACAGTTAGAAGCTGAAATGCAAAAACTGACAGCCGAACAGATGGTAAACATGAAAGAGAATATTAATTTACTTGTCAGTCAGTGTATTGAAATGCTAGGCCAGGAACATCACATCAG attagtTTATGCCCTTCAAACATTTAGTGCAATATTAACAACTATTTATGACAGAGTGAGACAAGATGCAAGTATAAATATGAAACATGTGTTATTAGGAACTGACAATGCAAATATAAGGATGCAAAAACTTCTAGAACATTGCAGTACTATTCTGTCAg GTGATGTTCCCGAGAGTTTGAAGTCCATGGTTCTGAAGCTGCTACTGATTATAGCTACAGGAGTTGACAATATAGATGACAATCCTCTTGTTGAGTACCTTATGCAGAATTCACTATTTGAACCATTGGTACAACTACTGTGTACATCAACAGAAAGGCAACAACATG GTTATGATGTTGTGCTGCTACTCATGTTCCTGGTGAACTATAAGAAACAAGAATCTGCTAATCCTTACATTGTGAAGCTGTCAATACTTGATGATGAATTAGCACTTAATGG ATATGGTCAAGTGATAACAGCTGCACTAAATGACTTTGTGATGTCCACGTTTGGGGGCATGCAGGGCAGTGGCGGGGGCTGGCTGTCCTCCATCACGAGTATGGTCGGTGGGATCTTCTTGAGCAATGACGAAACACAAGTTGTGAGGGGTCAGAGAAATGG AGGCGGCGAAGAAGGCATGCTGCTGGCGCTGTACGAAGCGGCGCACCTCAACCGCAACTTTATGACGACGCTGGCGCATTCCTCTGCGGCTGCGTCGTCCGCGCCCCCATCCCCGCCCGCCACGCTGCCGCCGCACCAG ACTCCACCTAATTTGGCCCAGATACAAGCGCTGGATAACGAACAGCCGACGAATTTGTTGGTTACATTCTTTCAATATTG TTCCATCGTAATGGCTGACACGAGGACAGAAGCGAGCATAAACAAGTGCAGTCTCTGCTTCATAACCCTCACCTGTTTGGTAGAAGAACAATTCGCCAACTCTATTATGCACGACCAAAATTTGACTTTCaag gTTCAACTATACAGACTACCGATGCGACACAGAAAAATATTGCCCGAGGAACCACCATCGCAGCCGCTTGCTTCCACATTAATAG ATCTACTCGTGGAGTTCATAATGTGTCATCTTCTGAAACGATTCCCCGGGGAACTATACTCCCTGTGTAACGGAGTTCTACTCCGTCTGCTGGGCTACCAGAAACGCTGCAGGGTGCGACTGGCTCGGGACTGGCGGCCATTGTGGGCGGCGCTAATCGCGTTACTCAAGTTCTTAGTGGCCAATGAGACAACTTTACTGAAGAGACACAATATATTCGTTATGGCCCAGCAG gTTGTGAACATATTCAATTTGTTCATCACATTTGGTGACACGTTCCTGCCGACGCCGGCGTCCTACGATCAGCTCTATTATGAGCTCATAAGAATGCACCAAGTTTTTGACAACTTGTTCTTCATGG CATTACGCTACTCTACGGGCGACAGCGAGTACAAGGCGGACGCGCTGCGACTCGCGAACAGCCTGGTGAACGTGCGCGCGATCATACAACACTTCTCGCCCAAGATCGACGCCTGGCTCGCCTTCAACAACCTCTCCACGCCCTCCGAGGACCAG atTCTGGAGGTGGTGCGTAAGAACTACGACAGTTTAATTCTCAAGCTGCAAGAAGGTTTAGAGGCGTACGATCGTTACTCGGAGCGACCTCACGCAGCGTTACTAGCGCGGCTGGTGCGCGGAGCCGGGCTCAACGCGCGCGCCGCTAGCGACGCTGCCGCCCTACACCGACACTCAGCCGCGCTCCTGTCACACTACACCACCTTGGCATAA
- the LOC121733538 gene encoding coiled-coil domain-containing protein 149 isoform X2, whose protein sequence is MFAKSNKVQFQDQQLDDYVLENSVLKSKLQSKIDALSIMSKELDKCSMERDRYRLLVEQIQSKKVVFKEPNNFNRFTPTNTISGSEILAKTKDHNNALKIEVESLRSKLEEAYGDISALRKQLQNYNLVDGYSTGKIFCPESPCNSKEFEKLVQDLEGIQKKYRQIQSDYRATLDEKEELVSDRDYYKNKVQRLNQQINYILTNRMKKQENTSDSNGSVDSPKPVVDIDALVAENKYLNERLTQLQVEKEIFKRNLTKYKTLLENRGKNQPTNLKKGVGDVMTQKQVREYLDINSKTGLKRSSAAELKSLCLGLFEALNDKSIALQHQRKTNQILASRITELEKTLESWSNGQKCIPIFPSQMLIEDVLNDSSSTKSDEQDRNYKEHPIKENTVNSDDENEVSKDTEYCYDSKYTENGSDRPYLSSKTILPFELEELVQEALAELKAEH, encoded by the exons ATGTTTGCAAAATCCAATAAGGTTCAGTTCCAAGATCAACAACTCGACGACTATGTTCTTGAG AATTCTGTACTTAAAAGCAAACTCCAGAGTAAAATTGATGCTTTATCAATAATGAGCAAAGAACTGGATAAATGCAGCATGGAGCGTGATAGGTATAGATTGCTCGTTGAGCAAATACAAAGCAAGAAAGTTGTTTTTAAAGAACCAAACAACTTCAACAGATTTACACCTACAAATACTATAAGTGGCAGTGAAATATTAGCTAAAACTAAAGACCATAATAATGCACTTAAAAtagag gtAGAGTCTCTAAGAAGTAAACTAGAAGAAGCTTATGGAGACATTTCAGCTTTAAGAAAGCAactgcaaaattataatttagtgGATGGCTACAGCACAGGGAAAATATTTTGTCCTGAATCTCCATGCAATAGCAAAGAATTTGAGAAATTAGTTCAAGATTTAGAAGGAATTCAAAAGAAG TATCGGCAGATCCAGTCAGATTATAGAGCAACTTTAGATGAAAAAGAAGAACTTGTGTCTGACcgtgattattataaaaacaaagtGCAAAGATTGAATCAACaaattaattatatacttacaaacAGAATGAAAAAACAAGAGAATACTTCTGATTCTAATGGAAGTGTTGATTCACCAAAACCAGTTGTTGACATTGATGCATTAGTTGCTGAAAATAAATACCTCAATGAGAGGCTAACACAACTGCAGGTAGAGAAAGAGATTTTTAAAAGgaatttaactaaatataaG ACCTTACTGGAAAATCGTGGTAAAAACCAGccaacaaatttaaaaaaaggagtAGGAGATGTAATGACTCAAAAACaag TTCGAGAATACTTGGATATTAATTCCAAAACAGGTTTGAAAAGGAGTTCTGCCGCTGAATTGAAATCTCTGTGTCTTGGTTTGTTTGAAGCATTAAATGACAAATCTATAGCTCTTCAACATCAGCGAAAAACAAATCA gatATTGGCAAGCAGAATCACAGAATTAGAAAAAACTCTTGAAAGTTGGAGCAATGGGCAGAAGTGTATACCTATATTCCCCTCACAAATGCTGATTGAGGATGTTCTTAATGACTCCAGTTCCACAAAATCTGATGAGCAAGACAGAAACTACAAGGAACATCCTATTAAGGAAAATACCGTTAATTCAGATGACGAAAATGAAGTCAGCAAAGACACAGAGTATTGTTATGACAGTAAATATACAGAAAACGGTAGCGACAGACCATATTTGTCTTCAAAAACAATTTTGCCCTTTGAATTAGAAGAGTTGGTTCAAGAAGCATTGGCAGAATTGAAAGCTGAACATTGA
- the LOC121733538 gene encoding coiled-coil domain-containing protein 149 isoform X1 translates to MFAKSNKVQFQDQQLDDYVLENSVLKSKLQSKIDALSIMSKELDKCSMERDRYRLLVEQIQSKKVVFKEPNNFNRFTPTNTISGSEILAKTKDHNNALKIEVESLRSKLEEAYGDISALRKQLQNYNLVDGYSTGKIFCPESPCNSKEFEKLVQDLEGIQKKYRQIQSDYRATLDEKEELVSDRDYYKNKVQRLNQQINYILTNRMKKQENTSDSNGSVDSPKPVVDIDALVAENKYLNERLTQLQVEKEIFKRNLTKYKFFQTLLENRGKNQPTNLKKGVGDVMTQKQVREYLDINSKTGLKRSSAAELKSLCLGLFEALNDKSIALQHQRKTNQILASRITELEKTLESWSNGQKCIPIFPSQMLIEDVLNDSSSTKSDEQDRNYKEHPIKENTVNSDDENEVSKDTEYCYDSKYTENGSDRPYLSSKTILPFELEELVQEALAELKAEH, encoded by the exons ATGTTTGCAAAATCCAATAAGGTTCAGTTCCAAGATCAACAACTCGACGACTATGTTCTTGAG AATTCTGTACTTAAAAGCAAACTCCAGAGTAAAATTGATGCTTTATCAATAATGAGCAAAGAACTGGATAAATGCAGCATGGAGCGTGATAGGTATAGATTGCTCGTTGAGCAAATACAAAGCAAGAAAGTTGTTTTTAAAGAACCAAACAACTTCAACAGATTTACACCTACAAATACTATAAGTGGCAGTGAAATATTAGCTAAAACTAAAGACCATAATAATGCACTTAAAAtagag gtAGAGTCTCTAAGAAGTAAACTAGAAGAAGCTTATGGAGACATTTCAGCTTTAAGAAAGCAactgcaaaattataatttagtgGATGGCTACAGCACAGGGAAAATATTTTGTCCTGAATCTCCATGCAATAGCAAAGAATTTGAGAAATTAGTTCAAGATTTAGAAGGAATTCAAAAGAAG TATCGGCAGATCCAGTCAGATTATAGAGCAACTTTAGATGAAAAAGAAGAACTTGTGTCTGACcgtgattattataaaaacaaagtGCAAAGATTGAATCAACaaattaattatatacttacaaacAGAATGAAAAAACAAGAGAATACTTCTGATTCTAATGGAAGTGTTGATTCACCAAAACCAGTTGTTGACATTGATGCATTAGTTGCTGAAAATAAATACCTCAATGAGAGGCTAACACAACTGCAGGTAGAGAAAGAGATTTTTAAAAGgaatttaactaaatataaG TTTTTTCAGACCTTACTGGAAAATCGTGGTAAAAACCAGccaacaaatttaaaaaaaggagtAGGAGATGTAATGACTCAAAAACaag TTCGAGAATACTTGGATATTAATTCCAAAACAGGTTTGAAAAGGAGTTCTGCCGCTGAATTGAAATCTCTGTGTCTTGGTTTGTTTGAAGCATTAAATGACAAATCTATAGCTCTTCAACATCAGCGAAAAACAAATCA gatATTGGCAAGCAGAATCACAGAATTAGAAAAAACTCTTGAAAGTTGGAGCAATGGGCAGAAGTGTATACCTATATTCCCCTCACAAATGCTGATTGAGGATGTTCTTAATGACTCCAGTTCCACAAAATCTGATGAGCAAGACAGAAACTACAAGGAACATCCTATTAAGGAAAATACCGTTAATTCAGATGACGAAAATGAAGTCAGCAAAGACACAGAGTATTGTTATGACAGTAAATATACAGAAAACGGTAGCGACAGACCATATTTGTCTTCAAAAACAATTTTGCCCTTTGAATTAGAAGAGTTGGTTCAAGAAGCATTGGCAGAATTGAAAGCTGAACATTGA
- the LOC121733535 gene encoding girdin, which translates to MAASAAEIEEFISGPLVSWLKSCLPDGETIKEYSSLFNGDILHHVYLQIDPEPSFHTTKLSGLEDQALILGRIKNFDAIVKNVKNLFEEELGMTLLVVPECICMGKAPTSREGLENMKLLSLLLLGAAVQCPNKEFFITRIKELDVDLQHNIVECIKQVTDMQTVVLTPDAIDLFQSPTLFNHMRRLAKERDHYLQNWATLVLNEGLCENETDTKNTNNRSSQSVNQNNGESQHLAVELADWKARLRKQRQELEEKSEQLAECREDLEHTKSVLTKLRADSQEWFNEARKAASYRDEVDALREKAERCDRLEQEIQRYRDRLTDAEYYKTRVSELREDNKALMETRDALEEQLQRVRKRAEQCLTLEAAMIKLKREANDIALERDADQQKIQELIEENNHLQYITRSVLSESNNSNLDTDNEGESTLESGENSLSEQLTSNAQARALKLELENKRLLSTIDSLREQSILDGSDKVLELEKEKKRLALKCEQLQENCNRFKQQNSELEEVFKNALEENRKLQDSLDSQKALLDRQSIDRDSEKNKLQEFEKHLQSLTKDKQRIQMLCDSIQRRADDLEKSLDSKTKELNTVKPEAEKVTRLIIETEELKTKLTYSEKETHNLQREVYKLKEAVEEKDVQLDTITTDIELKNKEIERLTRQIEINQTLSSRLQDLEQKTQELKSHRKVDTETIQTLQKDLISEKVNFDKLRNCIEKLGVNTSDLLNKEPSVDELLEKILTSSEHETLILDIASKANIFKSVPCNCEHKDKPDVDSNEINPQVEQLTADLAALQASLENSQAENAKLQVNVATLNSQNGSLISQQMTLQLANSQLAAEKEEIIKQLEVLKDKQDNLLRDQVALQTLHEQLNSEYEMLLSEKEPVKLAIRDLKIENRELKEELVIYKKKAADFELERENLKIESRNLTNLRAEHSKLKEDFRNLFTASDRLKNEYRNIQEEYRNLRSEVSQLKLKNTEISGDVNTKSEVITSMELEISKTNQHCEMLIQMNKSLDADRRSLMDHVSQLLTQYHELLAHSLKDKQHYHEEEKMFADRVNALCRQKEKLEEKIMEHYKKLDNCTPKRRGFGASFVKRVRKAGTDLINKVPSRTHKRIEDASRSKSQLTLAGSESGESDPGSHDIEKLSKMSDLEQGSSNPSAESPHNSLDSSFKKFDESIMKKCDNIEMTTSLVEPRVTTEGNFVRRLSAASIHSGGGDDALIRASLRRRPHKAVPPSHRNSFQGLDEANRPAASSTPSPVFGTAGTRRTVYLADDNADVNLNSKPQSTPIKENPTYLVYNRISTVIGDGACQSNDRTNERPMSETRAVEDSGTSRDDSRRASRSEKPDNSKETAIWYEYGCV; encoded by the exons ATGGCTGCATCAGCTGCCGAAATCGAAGAATTCATAAGCGGACCTTTGGTTTCGTGG CTAAAATCATGTCTACCAGACGGAGAAACCATCAAAGAATACTCTTCATTGTTCAATGGAGATATTCTTCATCATGTTTACCTCCAGATTGACCCAGAGCCTTCCTTTCACACTACAAAACTTTCGGGCCTCGAGGATCAAGCTTTAATTTTAGGGAGAATAAAAAATTTCGATGCAATAgttaaaaatgtcaaaaatctctTTGAAGAGGAGTTAGGAATGACATTGCTCGTGGTACCCGAATGCATCTGTATGGGTAAAGCGCCAACATCCCGAGAGGGCTTGGAGAACATGAAGCTTCTGAGTCTATTGCTGCTTGGAGCTGCAGTGCAATGCCCTAATAAGGAATTCTTCATTACGAGAATTAAAGAGCTTGATGTAGACCTGCAGCATAATATTGTAGAGTGCATTAAACAG GTAACAGACATGCAAACTGTGGTGTTGACGCCAGATGCTATAGACCTTTTCCAGTCGCCAACATTGTTCAACCACATGAGAAGGCTCGCTAAAGAGAGAGACCATTACCTTCAAAACTGGGCAACTTTGGTCTTGAATGAAGGTCTATGTGAGAATGAAACGGACACCAAGAACACTAACAACAGGTCTTCTCAAAGTGTTAACCAAAATAATGGTGAAAGTCAACATCTAGCCGTGGAGCTTGCTGATTGGAAAGCTCGTCTTAGAAAACAAAGACAAGAATT agaaGAAAAGTCTGAACAACTGGCAGAATGCCGTGAAGACTTGGAACATACCAAGTCAGTGCTGACAAAGCTACGCGCGGACAGTCAGGAATGGTTTAATGAGGCTAGAAAAGCAGCCAGCTACAGGGACGAAGTAGATGCTCTGAGAGAGAAAGCCGAGAGATGTGATAG ATTGGAACAGGAAATACAACGTTACCGCGATCGCTTGACCGACGCAGAATATTACAAGACTAGGGTGTCGGAATTGCGCGAAGACAACAAGGCTCTTATGGAAACGAGAGACGCGTTAGAAGAACAACTACAAAGAGTGCGAAAAAGGGCTGAACAATGTCTTACCCTTGAGGCTGCtatgattaaattaaaaagaGAGGCTAATGATATTGCTTtg GAAAGAGATGCAGATCAACAAAAGATTCAAGAATTGATAGAGGAAAATAATCATTTACAGTACATAACTAGATCAGTTTTAAGTGAAAGTAATAATAGCAATTTAGACACTGATAACGAAGGAGAAAGCACCTTAGAATCGGGCGAAAATAGCTTATCAGAGCAGCTCACGAGCAATGCACAAGCCAGGGCTTTAAAGTTAGAACTAGAAAACAAAAGACTGCTTTCGACAATAGATAGTCTACGAGAGCAATCCATATTGGATGGTAGTGACAAAGTCTTAGAGTTAGAAAAAGAAAAGAAGAGACTGGCACTCAAATGTGAGCAGCTCCAAGAAAATTGTAACAGGTTTAAGCAACAGAATTCCGAATTAGAGGAGGTATTCAAAAACGCTTTAGAAGAAAATAGAAAGTTACAAGATTCTTTGGACAGCCAAAAAGCTCTCTTGGACAGACAATCAATAGACAGAGATTCAGAGAAGAATAAGCTGCAGGAATTCGAAAAGCACTTGCAGTCATTGACCAAAGATAAACAAAGGATACAAATGTTATGTGACTCCATTCAGCGACGAGCAGATGATCTTGAAAAATCATTAGATTCCAAAACAAAAGAACTAAATACTGTCAAACCAGAAGCTGAAAAAGTCACTCGCCTTATCATAGAAACGGAagaacttaaaactaaactaacaTATAGTGAAAAAGAGACACATAATTTGCAACGAGAGGTTTATAAGCTAAAAGAAGCAGTCGAGGAAAAGGATGTTCAATTAGATACCATTACTACTGATATtgaattgaaaaataaagaaatcgaaAGACTAACTCGACAAATAGAAATTAATCAAACCCTAAGCTCCCGCCTACAAGATTTAGAACAAAAAACACAGGAGTTAAAGTCCCATCGTAAAGTTGATACTGAAACTATACAAACACTTCAAAAAGATTTGATTTCAGAAAAGGTTAATTTCGATAAATTACGCAACTGTATTGAAAAGCTAGGCGTAAATACATCAGATTTGTTGAATAAGGAACCAAGTGTAGATGAGTTGTTGGAGAAAATATTAACGAGTTCGGAACATGAAACACTAATTTTAGACATAGCTTCCAAAGCTAATATATTTAAATCTGTACCTTGTAATTGTGAGCACAAAGACAAACCAGATGTCGATTCAAATGAAATAAATCCTCAAGTGGAACAGCTTACGGCAGACTTGGCTGCTCTTCAAGCTTCCTTAGAAAACTCGCAAGCAGAGAACGCTAAGTTGCAAGTGAATGTTGCTACCCTCAATTCTCAAAATGGATCATTAATATCACAACAGATGACCTTGCAACTAGCTAACAGCCAATTGGCTGCTGAAAAGGAAGAAATAATAAAGCAACTCGAAGTTTTAAAAGATAAACAGGACAATCTACTGCGCGATCAAGTCGCCTTGCAAACTCTACATGAGCAACTAAACTCGGAATATGAAATGTTGCTTAGTGAAAAAGAACCAGTGAAACTAGCTATAAGGGATTTGAAAATCGAAAATAGAGAATTAAAAGAGGAGCTCGTGATTTATAAGAAAAAAGCAGCAGATTTTGAATTGGAACgggaaaatttgaaaatagaatcTAGAAATCTTACAAATCTTAGAGCAGAACACTCTAAACTAAAGGAAGATTTTAGAAATCTTTTCACTGCCAGTGATCGACTTAAGAATGAGTACAGGAATATTCAGGAGGAGTATAGAAATCTTCGCTCAGAAGTGTCCcagttgaaattaaaaaatactgaaaTATCGGGAGACGTTAATACGAAATCCGAAGTGATAACGAGTATGGAGTTAGAAATAAGTAAAACTAATCAACACTGTGAAATGTTGATACAAATGAACAAGAGTTTGGACGCCGACCGTAGGTCTTTGATGGACCACGTATCCCAACTCCTAACACAGTATCATGAGTTACTAGCGCACTCCTTGAAAGACAAGCAACATTATCACGAGGAGGAAAAGATGTTCGCCGATAGAGTTAACGCTTTGTGCCGCCAGAAAGAAAAATTAGAGGAAAAGATTATGGAGCATTATAAAAAACTCGACAACTGTACCCCGAAACGTAGGGGCTTCGGCGCATCGTTCGTTAAACGGGTGAGAAAAGCGGGAACGGATTTAATAAACAAGGTTCCATCTAGAACTCATAAGAGGATCGAAGACGCGAGTCGTTCGAAGTCTCAATTGACTCTAGCGGGCTCAGAATCGGGGGAATCGGACCCTGGCTCCCATGACATTGAAAAACTGTCCAAAATGTCTGATCTAGAACAGGGCTCTTCTAATCCCAGTGCGGAATCACCGCACAACAGTTTAGACTCCAGTTTCAAAAAGTTCGATGAATCCATCATGAAGAAATGTGATAATATTGAAATGACGACATCACTGGTCGAACCGAGGGTTACAACAGAAGGAAATTTCGTTAGAAGATTATCTGCTGCCTCCATTCATAGTGGAGGTGGGGATGATGCCTTGATCAGAGCTTCGCTGAGAAGACGTCCGCACAAAGCTGTACCACCATCACATAGAAACAGTTTTCAAGGGTTAGACGAAGCCAATAGACCAGCAG CATCATCAACACCCTCCCCAGTGTTCGGTACCGCGGGTACCCGTCGAACTGTTTACTTGGCCGATGATAACGCGGACGTGAACCTCAATAGCAAGCCGCAAAGTACACCTATCAAGGAGAACCCCACTTATTTGGTGTACAACAGAATATCTACCGTCATCGGGGACGGAGCGTGTCAGAGCAACGACAGAACAAACGAAAGACCGATGTCTGAAACGAGAGCCGTCGAAGACAGCGGCACGAGTCGCGATGACTCTAGACGAGCGAGCAGATCAGAGAAGCCAGATAACTCCAAGGAAACGGCCATCTGGTATGAATATGGTTGCGTATAA